In Allomuricauda ruestringensis DSM 13258, the following proteins share a genomic window:
- a CDS encoding DUF6909 family protein, with translation MMATEVKQTTRAQESTNAIERLYITMRHLLNRGFYKPSGVSGNALRNALLLLRPEIYGTIAEDKAELNGLIYVLERLPEGIEECRFINLTSDEGFAKSHLKPIVPPKRRRNCYRIDDEQMNIEITRGRSDIYDILTHLTFLFVESDKISKRVLVDDGNATIRDWDKLTEFVLSEEKNNDEREVALIHCANILGRTFDEVVDIQNKLKTAKDPDRFLNVMYWLGKLAIEEETTGNKRTITFSPLLRERLGHHIHGEKWADKIKKTLKAHNLMHRPLHIISANMHSVMNSLFAKKALAQEFPDNESLDIYEALGSEKHKSLNKKVKNLAEKNGMIFLDDESGANIDIQIFDTAKFGKQSCCYKLPADISEEEKPVIFVMDYAFGEQAYETIDELLKPMEEDDEKIFLNVDSVSIMGKAGILEGGKGDLMIPSAHIFEGTADNYPFKNELNGSDFEGHGLKVMEGTMVTVLGTSLQNRDILHFFHESTWNVIGLEMEGVHYQKAIQSASQIRKSIKKDVKVRYAYYASDNPLETGSTLASGGLGTTGVKPTYLITDRILKQIFNL, from the coding sequence GGCGTTTCGGGCAACGCACTTCGAAATGCACTTTTATTGCTCAGGCCCGAAATTTACGGCACCATAGCAGAGGACAAGGCGGAACTCAACGGACTGATTTATGTCCTGGAACGCTTGCCCGAAGGCATTGAGGAGTGCCGTTTCATCAATCTGACTTCCGATGAAGGCTTTGCCAAATCACACTTAAAACCCATTGTGCCGCCCAAAAGGCGAAGAAACTGCTACCGAATAGACGATGAGCAAATGAACATCGAAATCACACGCGGCAGAAGCGATATCTATGATATTTTGACCCACCTTACCTTTTTGTTCGTTGAATCTGATAAGATTTCCAAAAGAGTTTTGGTGGATGATGGCAATGCCACCATTCGAGATTGGGACAAGCTTACCGAATTTGTGCTGAGCGAGGAAAAGAATAATGATGAACGAGAGGTGGCCCTGATCCACTGTGCCAATATTTTGGGGAGAACTTTTGATGAGGTCGTTGATATCCAAAACAAATTGAAGACCGCGAAGGATCCCGACCGTTTTTTAAATGTGATGTATTGGTTGGGAAAACTCGCTATTGAAGAAGAGACTACGGGCAATAAAAGAACGATTACCTTCAGCCCTTTGTTGCGGGAGCGTTTGGGGCATCATATTCACGGAGAAAAGTGGGCCGATAAAATAAAGAAAACGCTAAAAGCGCATAATTTGATGCACAGGCCGCTTCATATTATCAGTGCGAACATGCACAGTGTTATGAACTCGCTTTTTGCCAAAAAGGCATTAGCCCAAGAGTTTCCCGATAATGAATCCTTGGATATTTATGAGGCATTAGGCTCCGAGAAGCATAAAAGCCTCAATAAAAAAGTAAAAAATCTTGCCGAAAAGAACGGCATGATTTTTTTGGACGACGAATCGGGAGCCAATATTGACATTCAAATCTTTGATACGGCCAAGTTCGGAAAACAGAGTTGTTGCTATAAGTTGCCAGCGGATATTTCGGAGGAAGAAAAACCCGTTATATTTGTGATGGACTATGCCTTTGGGGAACAAGCTTATGAAACCATAGATGAACTTTTAAAGCCTATGGAAGAAGATGATGAAAAGATTTTCCTGAACGTTGATTCGGTCTCCATAATGGGAAAAGCTGGAATTTTGGAAGGCGGTAAAGGCGATTTAATGATTCCCTCGGCACATATTTTTGAAGGAACAGCGGACAATTACCCCTTTAAAAACGAACTGAACGGTTCGGATTTTGAAGGACATGGCCTAAAAGTAATGGAAGGCACAATGGTTACCGTTTTGGGAACATCGCTTCAAAACCGCGATATTCTCCATTTTTTTCACGAATCCACATGGAATGTGATAGGTTTGGAAATGGAGGGAGTGCACTATCAAAAAGCGATACAATCGGCATCCCAAATACGAAAAAGCATAAAAAAGGATGTTAAGGTGCGTTATGCCTATTATGCATCGGACAATCCTTTGGAAACAGGAAGCACATTGGCTTCGGGTGGATTGGGAACAACGGGGGTTAAGCCCACATATTTAATTACGGACAGGATTTTAAAACAAATATTCAATTTATAG
- the rfbD gene encoding dTDP-4-dehydrorhamnose reductase: MVRILVTGSRGQLGLTLQEQSHDFPEVFFDFKASAALDITQPAQLVDAFQKRQYDFCINCAAYTHVEDAEKHPEKAFSVNAEGVKNLAEVCRDHTTTLIHISTDYVFDGEKEDPYTVNDKTNPINEYGRSKLRGERFIQEILPNHYIIRSSWLYSKKFGHNFYRTILKKALAGEDLYITNAQKGCPTDTETLAEFILNEIVLKKKPFGIYHFTDGKPMTWYEFAKQILEENGLTGKVNLVLDTNYRTFAKRPKNSVLS, translated from the coding sequence ATGGTTAGAATCTTGGTAACCGGGTCTAGAGGCCAACTTGGGCTTACGCTCCAGGAACAGTCACATGATTTTCCAGAGGTTTTTTTTGATTTCAAAGCATCCGCAGCACTTGATATTACCCAACCCGCTCAGTTAGTAGATGCTTTTCAGAAAAGGCAATATGACTTCTGTATCAATTGTGCCGCCTATACCCATGTAGAGGATGCAGAGAAGCACCCCGAAAAGGCTTTCTCGGTGAATGCGGAAGGTGTAAAAAATTTAGCCGAGGTATGTAGAGACCATACAACTACTCTAATCCATATTTCCACGGATTATGTTTTTGATGGAGAAAAAGAGGATCCATACACTGTTAATGACAAAACCAACCCAATCAACGAATATGGTAGGTCCAAACTAAGGGGAGAGCGGTTTATTCAAGAGATTTTACCCAACCACTATATAATTCGGTCATCTTGGCTGTACAGCAAAAAATTCGGTCATAATTTTTATCGTACAATTTTGAAAAAGGCTCTGGCAGGAGAAGATTTGTACATAACAAATGCCCAAAAAGGATGTCCGACTGACACGGAGACATTGGCAGAATTTATTTTAAATGAAATCGTGTTGAAAAAAAAGCCCTTCGGCATATATCATTTTACCGACGGCAAACCGATGACGTGGTATGAATTTGCCAAGCAAATACTGGAAGAGAATGGGCTTACAGGCAAGGTCAACCTTGTTTTGGACACGAATTATCGTACTTTCGCAAAGAGGCCAAAGAACAGTGTTCTTTCATGA
- the rfbB gene encoding dTDP-glucose 4,6-dehydratase, translating to MEKDIPKNILITGGAGFIGSHVVRRFVTKYGHYKIFNLDALTYAGNLENLKDVEEAFNYSFVKGDIAHSDFINELFSKHKFDGVIHLAAESHVDRSISDPLSFVRTNILGTVNLLNASLELAKNNSNFLFYHISTDEVYGSLGKEGFFTESTAYDPNSPYSASKASSDHFVRAYGATYKLPYVISNCSNNYGPNQFPEKLIPLFINNIIQNKPLPVYGDGNYTRDWLYVKDHARAIDLVFNKGKKGETYNIGGFNEWKNIDLTKLLCRLMDKKLKRQEGSSEKLITFVKDRPGHDLRYAIDATKINQELGWEPSVTFEEGLEKTIDWYFDNQEWLDHVTSGDYLEYYKKQYQA from the coding sequence ATGGAAAAGGATATTCCAAAAAACATTTTAATTACAGGAGGAGCCGGGTTTATCGGTTCTCATGTAGTTCGGCGGTTCGTAACCAAGTACGGTCACTACAAAATCTTTAATCTGGACGCCTTGACCTATGCGGGAAATTTGGAAAATTTAAAGGATGTTGAAGAAGCTTTCAACTACTCATTTGTAAAAGGGGACATCGCCCATTCCGATTTTATCAATGAGCTTTTTTCTAAACATAAATTTGATGGTGTGATTCATCTGGCCGCAGAATCCCATGTCGACCGTTCCATTTCGGATCCCTTATCCTTTGTGCGAACCAATATTTTGGGCACGGTCAATTTATTAAATGCTTCGTTGGAGTTGGCCAAGAACAACTCAAACTTCTTGTTTTATCACATAAGCACCGATGAGGTGTATGGCAGCTTGGGCAAAGAGGGGTTTTTTACCGAAAGCACAGCGTATGATCCAAACTCGCCTTATTCCGCCTCAAAGGCGAGCTCCGACCATTTTGTGCGAGCTTATGGAGCGACCTATAAATTACCATATGTTATTTCCAATTGCTCCAACAATTATGGTCCTAATCAATTCCCGGAGAAATTGATTCCTTTGTTCATTAACAATATCATACAAAACAAGCCGTTGCCTGTTTATGGTGATGGAAATTATACCCGTGATTGGTTGTACGTAAAAGACCATGCTAGGGCAATTGATTTGGTATTTAACAAAGGAAAAAAGGGAGAGACCTACAATATTGGGGGATTTAACGAGTGGAAGAACATTGATTTGACCAAATTGTTATGCCGATTGATGGATAAGAAACTCAAAAGACAAGAAGGCTCCTCAGAAAAACTGATAACCTTTGTAAAGGATCGCCCGGGACATGATTTAAGGTACGCCATTGATGCCACCAAAATAAACCAAGAATTGGGTTGGGAGCCATCCGTAACATTTGAGGAAGGTCTTGAAAAGACCATAGATTGGTATTTTGACAATCAGGAGTGGCTGGATCATGTTACCTCGGGAGACTATTTGGAATATTATAAAAAGCAATATCAAGCATAA
- the rfbA gene encoding glucose-1-phosphate thymidylyltransferase RfbA → MKGIILAGGTGSRLHPLTLSVSKQLMPIYDKPMIYYPLSTLMYAGIKDILIISTPKDLPLFQELLGDGQKYGCSFSYAVQESPNGLAEAFIIGEDFIGKDKVALILGDNIFYGAGLSKLLQANNDPDGGIIYAYRVNDPQRYGVVEFDEEGKAISIEEKPKEPKSSYVVPGIYFYDNEVISIAKGIEPSKRGELEITDVNKAYLKRGKLNVSILDRGTAWLDTGTFQALMQASKFVEVIEERQGLITGSIEAAAYEMGYIDQEALKELAKPLMKSGYGNRLLGILSKEA, encoded by the coding sequence ATGAAGGGAATCATCTTGGCAGGAGGAACCGGCAGTAGGCTGCACCCACTTACCCTTTCAGTGAGCAAGCAGTTGATGCCCATTTACGACAAGCCAATGATTTACTACCCATTGTCCACCTTAATGTATGCAGGAATCAAAGATATATTGATTATATCCACACCAAAGGACCTCCCGTTGTTCCAAGAACTGTTGGGTGACGGACAAAAGTATGGTTGTTCCTTTTCTTACGCAGTGCAAGAATCACCCAACGGATTGGCAGAAGCCTTCATTATAGGTGAAGATTTTATTGGGAAAGATAAGGTAGCTCTCATTTTGGGAGACAATATCTTTTACGGCGCAGGCTTGTCCAAACTGTTGCAAGCAAATAATGACCCTGATGGGGGAATTATTTATGCGTACCGGGTCAACGACCCACAGCGATATGGTGTGGTCGAGTTTGATGAAGAGGGAAAAGCCATTAGTATTGAAGAAAAGCCAAAGGAACCCAAGTCCAGTTATGTAGTGCCAGGGATTTACTTTTATGACAACGAAGTAATTTCCATAGCCAAAGGCATTGAACCAAGTAAGAGGGGCGAATTGGAGATTACCGATGTAAACAAAGCATACTTAAAAAGAGGCAAGCTCAATGTAAGTATTCTAGATAGAGGAACAGCCTGGTTGGATACCGGTACGTTCCAGGCCCTGATGCAAGCCTCAAAATTTGTAGAGGTGATTGAGGAGCGACAAGGCTTGATAACGGGGTCGATAGAAGCAGCTGCGTATGAAATGGGCTATATCGACCAAGAAGCATTAAAAGAGTTGGCAAAACCATTGATGAAGAGTGGTTACGGCAATAGATTGTTGGGCATATTGAGTAAAGAAGCATGA
- the rfbC gene encoding dTDP-4-dehydrorhamnose 3,5-epimerase yields MIKATETKLKGCFIIEPTVFEDERGYFFESYNHKDFCEAIGREVNFVQDNQSFSTKGVLRGLHFQRGEHAQAKLIQVLEGAIQDVVVDFRKDSPTFARHFSMELSDKNKKQLFVPRGFAHGFLTLSDTAKVMYKCDNYYNHKAEGGLRFDCPELKIKWLIGADDLLLSEKDRKLPNYLSALT; encoded by the coding sequence ATGATTAAGGCAACGGAGACCAAGTTAAAAGGGTGCTTTATAATTGAGCCCACAGTTTTTGAAGATGAGCGGGGCTATTTTTTTGAAAGTTACAACCACAAGGATTTTTGTGAAGCAATCGGACGAGAAGTAAACTTTGTGCAGGATAACCAATCCTTTTCCACAAAAGGAGTACTCCGGGGGTTGCATTTTCAGAGGGGGGAACACGCCCAAGCTAAGCTAATACAGGTTCTTGAAGGGGCAATCCAAGATGTTGTAGTTGACTTTCGTAAAGATTCTCCTACCTTTGCGCGGCATTTCTCCATGGAGCTGAGCGACAAGAACAAAAAACAGTTATTTGTGCCTAGAGGTTTCGCCCATGGGTTTTTAACGTTGAGCGATACGGCAAAAGTAATGTACAAGTGCGATAATTACTATAACCACAAAGCGGAGGGAGGACTTCGTTTTGATTGTCCTGAACTGAAAATAAAGTGGTTAATCGGCGCTGATGATTTGCTACTCTCTGAAAAAGATAGGAAATTGCCAAACTATTTGAGCGCACTAACATAA
- the cysQ gene encoding 3'(2'),5'-bisphosphate nucleotidase CysQ has protein sequence MNPIDLDQQLSLAVKASIEAGKAIMEIYDSADFETEFKKDDSPLTRADLESNRVIMSYLTSTNIPIISEEKKNLDYSERKDWDFCWMVDPLDGTKEFIKRNGEFTVNIALIKNGTPILGVIYVPVTKELYYANVEEGKSYKIFGGDTEELPQNLFDKENRLLPKEKSRASKTKVVGSRSHMNEHTEQFIEQLKNDGKSVEIVSKGSSLKFCIVAEGEADIYPRVAPTMEWDTAAGHAICAAIGLKVTNWETGEDLIYNKENLLNPFFLVK, from the coding sequence TTGAATCCCATTGATTTAGACCAACAACTCTCCCTAGCAGTTAAAGCATCCATTGAAGCTGGAAAAGCCATTATGGAGATATATGACTCAGCAGATTTTGAAACAGAATTTAAAAAGGACGACTCACCACTTACCCGAGCAGATTTAGAGTCTAACAGGGTAATAATGTCCTATTTAACCAGCACAAACATTCCTATTATTAGTGAGGAGAAAAAAAACCTTGATTATAGTGAAAGGAAAGACTGGGATTTTTGTTGGATGGTAGACCCTTTGGATGGCACCAAAGAGTTTATAAAACGTAATGGGGAGTTTACGGTCAATATAGCACTGATTAAAAATGGAACTCCAATTCTAGGGGTTATCTATGTGCCCGTCACCAAGGAACTATACTATGCCAATGTTGAGGAAGGTAAATCATACAAGATATTTGGAGGTGATACGGAGGAATTACCTCAAAATCTTTTTGATAAAGAGAACCGATTACTTCCAAAAGAAAAGAGCCGCGCTTCGAAAACCAAAGTGGTCGGAAGTCGCTCACACATGAACGAACATACAGAGCAGTTTATTGAACAACTAAAAAATGATGGAAAGTCTGTTGAGATAGTATCAAAAGGAAGTTCTTTAAAATTTTGTATTGTAGCAGAAGGAGAAGCAGATATTTATCCCAGAGTAGCCCCTACCATGGAATGGGATACAGCGGCCGGACATGCCATTTGTGCCGCCATAGGATTAAAGGTAACAAATTGGGAAACTGGAGAAGACTTGATTTACAACAAGGAAAATCTTTTGAACCCATTTTTTTTGGTTAAATAA
- a CDS encoding DUF2061 domain-containing protein, whose translation MTQKVSYKRHLAKTITWRVVGTLDTILLSWAITGNPFTGLKIGLAEVVTKMALYYFHERIWVKAGIDDSRKRHIIKTITWRALGTLDTIILSWIISGDPFTGLKIGFAEVITKMILYYFHERSWYKINYGLDKRKRAKKWGRTS comes from the coding sequence ATGACGCAAAAGGTTTCTTATAAAAGGCATTTGGCCAAGACCATAACATGGAGAGTAGTGGGGACGCTGGATACTATTTTACTCTCTTGGGCCATCACAGGGAATCCTTTTACAGGCTTAAAAATAGGTTTGGCAGAAGTTGTCACCAAAATGGCCCTATACTATTTTCATGAAAGAATATGGGTAAAAGCTGGAATTGATGATAGTAGAAAAAGACATATAATTAAAACGATAACATGGAGGGCCTTGGGCACCTTGGATACTATTATACTATCATGGATTATATCCGGAGACCCTTTCACGGGACTTAAAATCGGATTTGCCGAGGTCATCACAAAAATGATATTGTATTATTTTCATGAAAGATCGTGGTACAAGATCAACTATGGTCTAGATAAAAGGAAACGAGCAAAAAAATGGGGGAGAACATCATAA
- the cysC gene encoding adenylyl-sulfate kinase — translation MGENIIKHNYKIGMDERRKANGHNSFLVFFTGLSGSGKSTVACALEQKLFEANIKTYVLDGDNVRRGINRDLKFSEEDRSENNRRIGEIAHLFVDAGMVVLAAFVAPFEKDRNFIKKTVGEENYIEVFVDTSLEECEKRDVKGLYKKARKGEIKDMTGISSPYEVPLRPNIVLTEKESVEEAVNRIYELIRPKLQL, via the coding sequence ATGGGGGAGAACATCATAAAGCATAATTATAAAATTGGAATGGATGAAAGAAGAAAGGCCAATGGCCATAATTCATTCCTAGTTTTCTTCACCGGTCTTTCCGGTTCGGGAAAATCCACAGTCGCTTGTGCTTTGGAGCAAAAGTTGTTTGAAGCAAACATAAAAACCTATGTCTTGGATGGCGATAATGTTCGAAGAGGAATAAATAGGGATTTAAAGTTCTCCGAGGAGGACCGATCAGAAAACAACCGCAGAATAGGGGAAATAGCCCATTTGTTCGTGGATGCAGGTATGGTGGTTTTGGCAGCTTTTGTGGCCCCTTTTGAAAAGGACCGAAATTTCATCAAAAAAACGGTAGGAGAAGAGAATTATATAGAGGTTTTTGTGGACACCAGCTTGGAAGAATGTGAAAAAAGAGATGTGAAAGGTCTTTATAAAAAGGCAAGAAAAGGAGAAATAAAGGATATGACGGGCATTTCCAGCCCCTATGAAGTACCTTTGCGCCCAAATATTGTTTTAACGGAAAAAGAGTCCGTAGAAGAAGCGGTAAACAGAATATATGAATTGATTCGACCCAAATTACAATTGTAA